The window GTTCAGTAAGGGAATGTCTGTGTCCTTGCTGCTTACATCCCCATTGTTGGGATGGGAGAAGGTGTACGGTTCACTCTCAGACTCAGGAGGGGAGCGAGGAGGTGGCTCCTCAGTGGCCAACTTTGCAGTTGGGGCCCTGGAGCAtatggtgggtggggagggaggacagaCCCCCATGGTGCCCTGGAACGGCCGGTAGGTGTCCACCTCTGGCTGCAGGAAGGAGCCGCTGGAATCCTGTAGCAGATGCCCATATACCATGGTGTCCTCGATGACTGCATACACATGGGAGTCATTGTCCTTTCGCCCTTTCTGAAACTTTTTTGGCTGCCTCGGCATCTCAGTATTGATGTTGTCATTGTAGATACCCACAGCGGGGCccttgtttgtcttctttttcctATTTGGAAAAATGGAACAAGACAGAAGTCAGAAAGGCAAGAATCTTCGATGGGTACCATTGCTATGGCCCTGCTAGAGCTTGGATTCTTTAGGGTTCTGACCATGTCTCCCCCAAATCCCTCAGATTGCTCAGCATTTGAAACTGAAACTACTGTCCTCAGTGAACATTTAGAAGGGACCTGATTTTGTCTCCAGTTTTCAAAGTGGAAACAGAGATCACAGGTAGTAGAAGAGTGGTTTAGAGAGGGCACCTCTATCACTATCTGTGCTCAATTCGTTTTTGATAGATATGCGGTATCCAATGGTGGAGACATCTGACAATCTCTTTCCCCTCCATTCTACCAGAAATGGGCAGTGTCCCAGACCTTCTCAACCACATCAGGCTCAGTCATGCCTAGGTCAATCCTCCCGCACTCTTAGTACTTTCCCGTAGCTCATGCTTTATCTCTCTTTTGCCTGGGAAAAGCTCTGACCATCTAGATTTTAAATGGCGATACAAGAGACTCAGGAGGCCAGGTTGTATCTTAGTTTTCAGTATGAGCTGGGGAGAGGATAACTCAGCATTAGCAGAGAGACCCAGTGCCTCAGTAGTCACCCCCAACAGAGGAAAGAgctaaaaagaagacaaaattcaGGCTGCAGTGCCAGAGTTCTTCAATAACACCATTAGCATTTGGTTTATAATGTTCTTTGGTACTTGGACCTGCATGGGCATTAGCGCTTGCTGCCACAGAAAACAAAGCTTTGCTCTCCATCTTTGTGAACCAAACAGCAGGGAATGCTGACTTTTTAGCTGACCAGTGATGCAAATGGAGGACATTAGCTCAATTAGCGTAATGGGCCATATAAGGCACAGGCTGGCAGTTCATAATGGTGGACAGGCTGTCTGTACTTTGCTGAGATAAAAATAAACCTGGTACCTTCAGCTTGTAACGCTGAGCCCCTGGCCAGGAGGATGGGTTCCTAAGGCTCCTGCCTGAAGCCCTGTAATGTTTGTCCCCACTAAAGCTCTTCTCATGCTATCCTGAAACTGACTGTTTATTTGCCTGTCTTTTCAGTCCCCCTGCCCCCATAGAAGAGATTGTCTCACTCATCATTGTCCCCAGTACCTCAATGAATCCTAGTGCCCAGGAGACACTCAGGAAGTACCCGCTTAGTGAACATGTTAGATGGCATTGTCTCTCCTCATTCTCACTGCACAACCTGTCCATCCTCCTACAACAGCTTGGGCACGGACAGGCCTTATGCAAACCTGCCAGCCAGCAGCCTCACACAAGCAAGGCCTGTAGCAAGGCTGGACTGACGATTCTCAGGCTTAAACTGGCGCTGTTTCAAGATGAGGCAAGTGCTGGATCTCGTTCCTTGTCCAATTCCCTCCTGATAAGGAACCTGGGGCCCAGTGTTAATGCCATGCTTCCCCAACTGGGTGGGCTATTCCGTGCACCGCAGATGGGAAAATTCCCTGAGAGAAACAGTAACATGATGTTTCCTTAAAAGCAGTCCTTTTTCCCCCATGTGTTATAGGTACAGCCACTTCTCATGGGGAAAAGACCTCCTGCAAGCCAGTCCTTCCTCATCAGCAGAGACATTTGTAGACAGTCTTGTTGTAGACTAGGAATTTCAGTTCTTTGCTCAGGTccacagttaatttttaaaaaagaattttttggctgggtgtggtggctcacgcctgtaatctcagcactttgggaggccgaggcgggtggatcacaaggtcaagagatcgagaccatcctggccaacatggtgaaaccctgtgtctactaaaaatacaaaaaaaaattagctgggcgtggtggcgggtgcctgtagtcccagctactcgggaggctgaggcaggggaatcgcttgaacccgggaggcggaggttgcggtgagccgagatcgcgccactgcactccagcctggcaacagagtgagactctgtcttaaaaaaaaaaagaattttttcagattggctttttgGAAGGTCAAACCATGTTAAGGAAAAtagctctcttctctctcccatgACTTTAGTCAGAAATATGAGCAGAATTTATACAGTTTGGCGGCAGCACGGACTCTGTCTAAAAAGGtcaacattttccttttataaaatagaagctcagccaggtacggtggctcatgcctgtaatcccaacattttgggaagccaaggtgggtggatcacttgaggtcaggcgtttaagaccaatctggccaataaggtgaaatcccgtttctacaaaaaaatacaaaaaaaattagctgggcgtggtggtgtgtgcctgtagtcccagttactcgggaggctgaggaaggagaatcacttcaacccaggaggcggaggctgcagtgaaccgagattgcaccactggcaacagagcaagactctgtctcaaaaataaataaataaataaataaaacagaagttGTCCTCCTGAGGGGATGGAAAGAGAGACTGAGGCAGTTAACTGGGCCTTCCTTCCTCTGGGCCACAGGCCTGGCCTCTGTTACATACCTGGAGCCCAACAGGCAAGGATAAAGCAGTTTGCTTAAGAAACTGCAGGAGAACAAGCTGGGACAACACACATTCGTTCTCCTTAGGGTGACGGAGGGAGTGGTTTCAGAGGCACAGTCTGGCAGAGCCTACGTGAGCATTTTCTTGCCAAGATCACTCCTGCTTGATCAATCTACTGAGCAAACAGCACTCTGCTTGCAGGGGACTTGTGCTGAGGCAGCTGCACCATGAACTACATACAGGTGAAAATGTCACGTGTGTTTTATCCCCCCCTCACCCCCAggcatgggattttttttctcctgaaagcATGACTCACACCTGGCAATATTGTTTAACATTgatctttgggggaaaaaatgggaAGCAAGAAAACAAAGTCAATAATGAACAATCCACCCAGTCTGTGTGATCTGAGGAGGCATCAAATCAGATAAAGAGAGTAAGAGATTCCACCTACTTCTTTTTCACACAGCAAATGATGAGCCCGAGGGCAGACAGCAGTAAGACTCCACCTCCCACCGCTGCGATGAGGATGACAGTCAAGTCTGTGAGCAGAGACATAAAGAGACAGATGAAGAGGCAGCTGGGGTGAGCTCTGCAATGAACTTGAGGCATCTCCAAAAGCAGCTGCCATCTCTCCAAAGGTGGAGCGCCATACATGTGGCTCCTTGTGTGCACATGGGGCTCCTCATATCACAAAgtgtttatttcctttcctcttggATCTGGGTCAGCCAATATAAGGCAACTGTGCCAGTTCTGGGCCTAACTTTTAAGAGGATGTCAGCTTGCACTTTCTCTCTGAGAGAAAGCCAGCTACTATGTAAGAAGTCTGACTATGCTGAGACCACCATGCTGTGAGAAAGCCCAAGCTAGCCATGTAGAGATTCCACCggggaaaaaaatcaacccaGTGAGAACCAAAGGCCATAGACATATGTCTCCAGTTGAATTCTCCAAGCCATCCTCTCTACTTGTTCAAGGCTTCTGGTTGGGGCCCCAGATATCCTGGAGCACAGATAAGATACACTGCTGTGCCCTGTCTGAATTCCTGATCCATAAATCGTGGGTAAACAAAATAGCTATTGCCAAAGCCACCAAATTTTGGGGTAGTTTGTatatagcaatgaacaattgaaaCAAACTGAGGGACCTACCAGATCAACTTCAAAGGCTACTCCTGGCCTACAACAGGTGTGTTCCACTGATTGCCACAGCCTGTCTTGGAGAAGAGAAGAGCAGAGGAGGGTAGGAGAAAGCAGGGAGTCAAAAGTCAGAAGTGAGGCAGCTAAAGGGAGGGTTGTTTCCTTTGTGCTGTCCTTTTCCTGCAGCtgcacaaaggaaaaagaaaataaatcagaggGGGAACCCTGTACCAAACAGCGAATTAGAATGTCTTGCTTATTcaccaagaaaacaaaaggtGAGATCCAAAGGAaagaggaatggaaagaaatgacagaaaatgaatctaagagaggaagaaaacccAGGATATAATCTATGAGTGTGGAGAGGTTTTCACTTGTGGCATTTGGCTCCCACCAGTTCTCTTGAGGCTAACCAGTTGTGTGGCTTGGATGGACCTTCAATCACTCTGACCcccagaaagggaaagggaaaaaagcagcCTCCACAGTCCCTTCTGATTCTGACACTGTGATGCTCGGTGCCTTCACTGAGTAAAGGGCAGACATGGCCCCACCACAGCCTGCCCTGCCACACCTGCATTCCCTTGCTTGATACCCTTTAGTGGTGCCCATGACTTTGAGGAATAAAGGCAAACTCATCATCCTGGCTCCAAGGCCTCCCACTGAGGGTATTTCATGGATTCCAACGTTTCACTGAGACTAAACAAAAAACCATGTACCTGTCAGACTTTTCAGGTCCCCATATTTTAATTCATGACACCGAATCCCATGATACTTTTATGAGGTGGCTATTATTATCTACTCTCTGTAGATGAGGAAGATCATAGGTGTGAAGAGACTTCCCCTACGTAAAAGAGAGATGAATGGTAAAGGATGCTGGTAGATTGACTAAAAAAAATCTAGGCTGGCCAAAAGAATGCAGTCGAAGGGATGGTGTGTGAGTTCCTAACCTAAAAGTATCAAAAGACCTTATATGCCTCCTCCAGTCTCTTGTGGatctctctgcctctgccatgaaaacagcccaggctggagaacaagAGATCATGTAGAGTCAAGCCAAGTAATCTCAGTTGTCTCAGATGATCTTGGCTGAGCCTCAGCTTTTTGAAAGCACCAAGCTAAGATCAGCAAAGTCCTCTAGCCAACCTGCAGCTGCCAGTAGGTGCATGAATGACTGAGCCCTGATAAGTCCAGCTCAGACCAGAATTGCCCAGCCAACGTTGGAGCAATAATAGATGGCTGCTACTAAGCCACTATGTTCTGGGATGGTTTGTTACTCAGCACTATTGATGCAATAGCTGACTGATACATGGACAGTCAGGACTCAATCTGTGATTCTGACTTGTCTCCAGGCTTGCTCTCTATCCTCCAGCTGACAATTTTTTGTTCATCACTGTCCCCAAAGACCCTGAAGGCCCTTACCCACAGTCCTTGGGGTAAGTGTCACCGAGAAGAGCAGGTCTAGCTGCTTGCCGCTCGTGGGGCTGCAGTTAGAGATGTTGACCCAGAAGCTGTGATGGTGGAAGCTTGGCTTGGGGAGCACATCCTCGTCCAGGCTGAAGATCTCCTCAGCCCGGGTCCGCTGCTCCTGGATGATCATGAATGCGCGCCCTGTCTGGCAGACCACGCCGCTCCGCTCCTTAAAGAAAGTCAGGCAGGCCACCTGGTCTCTGGGCACGCTGATGTTCCAGGACACAGAGGTGAGGGATGGCAGGCCCCGGTCCCAGTTGGGGGTCCTCAGGTAGACCTTGCTTTTTGTGTCAGGGGTCACCGTGAAAACGCCTTCCTCtgcaggaaagggagggagatcCAGACAGATGTTTCATTCAGTCAACATGGAGAGGAAAGGGAGTGGTGGAGGAGACGAAGTCCAACTGTCCAGACCAGCGCTGTCTAACCGAACTTTCTGCGATGATGGAAATCTTCTAGATCTGCACCATCTGATAGGGTAGCCACCAGCTATATGTCTGCTGAGCCTTGAAATGTGCCCAGCATGACCAAAGAActgcattttaaatttgtttcatgttaatttattattattagttatttttgagagggagtctcactctgttgcccaggctagagtgcagtggcacgatctcggctcactgcaaactgcaacctccacctctcaggttcaagcaattctccagcctcagcctcccgagtagctaggactacaggcatgagccaccatgaccggctaattttttgtatttttagtagagatggggtttcaccgtgttggccaggctgctcttgaactcctgagctcaagtgatctgcctgccttggcctcccaaagagccgggattataggcatgagccactgtgcccagcctcatattaatttaaattcaaatcATTGCTATGTGGCTAGCACCACTGTATTGGTCAGTGCTGGATCAGTCTCAGTCAGAGTAGGTACTCAGgacttttgaaaaaaaacaaaacaaacaggcaAATAAAAACCAGGCAAGTTTCCCAAACTGGTGGTTATCTCAGCTTCCCTTCAGAAATGCTCTCAACGTAGCTACTATATTCATCTATTGCCCTCTCCGGGGTGGGGCTGGTATAGCCTGATTTCTGTTTCAGAGATTAAAATATCTTCAGGTTCTGGGAAGAGTTCCGGAACTGCAAAGCTGAAAGAGCTCCTGACACGTCAACTAATCCCTTCCTTACCTTCAGGAGAGATAAAACCCACACATTCCACACTGATGAGAATGTGTCTTATTTGCAAAGACTCCTCAGAAGGAGTTTCTCTGGTAACCTTGGAGATATCAGGCAGCCTGGACCCACCTTAATCTTATGACCAAAGATTCTTCTCCCTCCCACTCACACCTCAGAGAATAAGAGTAGGAAATAAACATCAAAGGTCTTGGTCAATTTTAAAATGGCCTCTAACTTAATGTTCTTGGAGCAACTTGTAATGGTGACTGTGACTTTTAAAGTCAACCATGTAGAAGTCACGTTGTGAGCCATTTAGACCTCATTTACTGCCTCAGAACATGGAGACCACATGCCAGCCTCCCAGGAGGGTCGGGTCTGCCCAGCCGTGCTGCTGGACTCTGGCTCCAGAGACTCGTCTCCCTCCCAACGCTCCTCCCTCTGTGCTCTCGGCACTGCATTCTGAATTGTAAAAGCAGAGTCATAAAAATGTCTGCCTAAGGATTTTTATGTCACTACCTTAAAAATCCGGGACTGGGGAATATCTGGCTATTTCTCATTTACGTCCTGCCTGCTTCCAAAAAAGACTCAAACCTGATAATGTTTTTGCTGCCTACCAACCATCGCCTCTCACtgtcagaaacattttttatttctaatctcAGGAATTTTCCATGCTAGGTTAATGGTAAAGTCAGGATTAGGACTCACTATCTTTCAAATTTCTTGTGCAAGGACCAGCATATTGAGCTATCCCTTCTTTCCAAACTGGCAACTTAATTAAGGTGATCACAAAACTAAAATCAAATAAACGCTTAAACTAAAGGGGCATGGAGATAGGGGAGACCCCCCTTACCTTTGAAATAAGGTATAAAGGACACCGTCAGACCCTGCCTGGAGGCCTCTTGTTGGAAGCTGGGGGCAAAGGTGCGAAGGGTCACCGAGATGTTCTGCTTCACCTGGATCTGCTTGATAGAGCCTCCCGGGCAGAAGGAGCCGAAGTACAGGTCCTGGCTGGGTATGGCACTGGCCACGAGGTAGCTGAAGCTGGTGTTGCAGGGCTTCTCGTGTGTATGCTGCTGCAGCTTCTGGGCTGGCACCAGCACCAGGCTGAGCCTGTCCTTGGGCACCAGCAGCTTCCAGGAGAAGTCATGCAGCTCCACAGGCAGGTGGAGGATGTCACTGGGCACCTGGAGTGAGTAGGATTTCCTTTGGCAGTACCGGTGGTCTGTGCAGCCTGGAAGAAGTGGGGCATGCTAGCCATGCACAAAGGAGACCAGAAGTGCACCCTCCCCAGCTCTCCCGTCAGCCTGAGGTTGGGTGTCTGCATGCTGCCCTGTGTTTCCCTTCGGTCTCTCTTCTCCCACCCTGCCCTCTGCTTCTGGCTCCTCTGTGTTCCTTTTCTAGCGGTCCCTCTGCTCTCTTAGTAAACATTCTTACTGTTTACTAAGCTGGCAAACAAACTTCTGGGTAGTACTCAGGGTTgaaatttcctctccttttttgcttaagtttttcttctgtgtatctgtgtcttaGATGCTAAGTGTCATGGGGCAGGGCACAGGTTTCACTCCACCCAGACGTGTTGCTCAGGAGGCAGTTCTGGGCAGTGGTTGGAGCTGTGAGTGGCGTTGGGGAGATGTTAGTTCgtcttctggctctgccacttcctaatAGGGTGTTCTTGGGCAGGCTACTTTGCCTCTTGTGGCCTTAGTTCCTGCATTTGAACTAAGAGCACACATCAGAAGTCATGGTAGCCCAGCAAGGAGGTGGCTGTTGGTTTACTGGCCTTCAGtcatcaaacatttt is drawn from Homo sapiens chromosome 3, GRCh38.p14 Primary Assembly and contains these coding sequences:
- the CDCP1 gene encoding CUB domain-containing protein 1 isoform X3 — encoded protein: MLSIKSGERIVFTFSCQSPENHFVIEIQKNIDCMSGPCPFGEVQLQPSTSLLPTLNRTFIWDVKAHKSIGLELQFSIPRLRQIGPGESCPDGVTHSISGRIDATVVRIGTFCSNGTVSRIKMQEGVKMALHLPWFHPRNVSGFSIANRSSIKRLCIIESVFEGEGSATLMSANYPEGFPEDELMTWQFVVPAHLRASVSFLNFNLSNCERKEERVEYYIPGSTTNPEVFKLEDKQPGNMAGNFNLSLQGCDQDAQSPGILRLQFQVLVQHPQNESNKIYVVDLSNERAMSLTIEPRPVKQSRKFVPGCFVCLESRTCSSNLTLTSGSKHKISFLCDDLTRLWMNVEKTISCTDHRYCQRKSYSLQVPSDILHLPVELHDFSWKLLVPKDRLSLVLVPAQKLQQHTHEKPCNTSFSYLVASAIPSQDLYFGSFCPGGSIKQIQVKQNISVTLRTFAPSFQQEASRQGLTVSFIPYFKEEGVFTVTPDTKSKVYLRTPNWDRGLPSLTSVSWNISVPRDQVACLTFFKERSGVVCQTGRAFMIIQEQRTRAEEIFSLDEDVLPKPSFHHHSFWVNISNCSPTSGKQLDLLFSVTLTPRTVDLTVILIAAVGGGVLLLSALGLIICCVKKKKKKTNKGPAVGIYNDNINTEMPRQPKKFQKGRKDNDSHVYAVIEDTMVYGHLLQDSSGSFLQPEVDTYRPFQGTMGVCPPSPPTICSRAPTAKLATEEPPPRSPPESESEPYTFSHPNNGDVSSKDTDIPLLNTQEPMEPAE